From Gemmatimonadaceae bacterium, the proteins below share one genomic window:
- a CDS encoding SDR family oxidoreductase, giving the protein MTYVTNFELEGRRAVVTGGSRGIGAAVSRMLHALGASVCIGYRSRKADADALVGELSTNGRKAIAHAADLADASGADSLIRAATDAFGGVDILVHNAGIWPSEDLAVDAMDDARWRRTMRENVDAMFYVSRAAARVMGDGGRIVHVASTAGQRGEAFHADYGASKGAMISFVKSQAIELAPRGITVNSVAPGWVDTEMCADAFAEGGRARIEAGIPVGRVASPADIAFAVVALCMPGARHIVGEIVNVNGGSVLAG; this is encoded by the coding sequence ATGACCTACGTCACAAATTTTGAACTCGAAGGACGACGCGCGGTGGTCACTGGCGGCAGCCGTGGCATCGGTGCCGCCGTCTCACGGATGCTGCACGCGCTTGGCGCGTCGGTGTGTATCGGCTACCGCTCGCGGAAGGCGGACGCGGACGCCTTGGTGGGGGAGCTCTCCACGAACGGCCGCAAGGCGATTGCCCACGCGGCAGACCTAGCTGACGCCTCCGGCGCCGATTCGCTTATTCGGGCCGCCACTGATGCCTTCGGCGGCGTGGACATCCTGGTCCACAACGCCGGCATCTGGCCGAGCGAGGACCTAGCCGTGGACGCGATGGACGACGCGCGGTGGCGGCGTACGATGCGCGAGAACGTGGACGCCATGTTCTATGTGTCCCGGGCCGCGGCGCGGGTGATGGGTGATGGCGGCCGCATCGTCCACGTGGCGTCCACGGCCGGTCAGCGCGGCGAGGCCTTCCACGCGGACTACGGGGCCAGCAAGGGCGCGATGATCTCGTTCGTGAAGTCGCAGGCCATTGAGTTGGCGCCCAGGGGGATTACGGTGAACTCAGTGGCGCCGGGCTGGGTGGATACGGAGATGTGTGCGGATGCGTTCGCCGAAGGGGGCCGGGCGCGGATCGAGGCGGGGATTCCGGTGGGGCGGGTGGCGAGTCCGGCGGATATCGCCTTCGCGGTCGTGGCGCTGTGTATGCCGGGGGCGCGGCATATCGTGGGGGAGATTGTGAATGTGAATGGAGGGAGTGTGTTGGCGGGGTAG
- a CDS encoding DUF1501 domain-containing protein has translation MTGHLEAVLGADAALRAGRGVDIAAMDRRAFLGTMCAGGIATFGMPVVRFAHLRQQGRLVFVLLRGGVDGLAALVPFGDPAYRALRGAMAFDSDTLTPLDGTFGLAPGLGALHEFWERNELVALHAMAIPYRTRSHFDGQAVLETGLDRPVGSAEGWLNRLLQVMPGERSGIAVASGMPRSLSGPFEVRTWSPAQLGAVDDAYLERLASLYRRDRALSGRFEAAIQQQASVGEEAMAGGGAQRGGITPLFQATARLMRAPDGPNVAAVEFSGWDTHANQGLAGGALDRLLGQLGDGLAGFRVAMDRDWADTTVVVMTEFGRTARPNGTRGTDHGTGGAGFVIGPKVGRSRVVTDWPGLGARELFEGRDVAGTLDTRAVLAGVVGPVFDLTAGQVERVLPGSTGLLGLTLLSG, from the coding sequence ATGACCGGACATCTCGAGGCGGTACTCGGCGCGGACGCGGCGCTGCGCGCGGGGCGGGGCGTGGACATCGCCGCGATGGACCGCCGTGCGTTCCTTGGCACGATGTGCGCGGGTGGCATCGCCACCTTCGGGATGCCGGTGGTGCGCTTCGCCCACCTGCGGCAGCAGGGCCGCCTGGTGTTCGTGCTGCTGCGGGGCGGGGTGGACGGCCTGGCGGCCTTGGTGCCCTTCGGCGATCCCGCCTATCGCGCGCTGCGCGGCGCGATGGCGTTCGACTCCGACACCCTCACACCCCTCGACGGTACCTTCGGCCTCGCGCCGGGCCTCGGTGCGCTACACGAGTTCTGGGAGCGCAACGAACTCGTCGCCCTGCACGCGATGGCGATTCCCTACCGCACGCGCAGCCACTTCGACGGACAGGCGGTGCTGGAGACGGGCCTCGACCGCCCGGTTGGCAGCGCCGAGGGCTGGCTGAACCGCCTGCTGCAGGTGATGCCTGGCGAGCGCAGCGGCATCGCCGTGGCCAGTGGGATGCCGCGATCGCTGAGCGGTCCGTTCGAGGTGCGGACCTGGTCACCCGCGCAGCTCGGGGCGGTGGACGACGCGTATCTCGAGCGGCTGGCATCGCTCTATCGCCGGGACCGCGCGCTCTCGGGGCGCTTCGAGGCGGCCATCCAGCAACAGGCCTCCGTGGGCGAGGAGGCGATGGCAGGTGGCGGGGCACAGCGGGGTGGCATCACTCCACTGTTTCAGGCCACGGCGCGGCTGATGCGTGCCCCCGATGGGCCGAACGTCGCGGCCGTGGAGTTTTCCGGTTGGGACACCCACGCCAATCAAGGCCTGGCAGGCGGGGCGCTGGATCGGTTGCTCGGGCAGCTCGGCGACGGGCTGGCGGGCTTCCGCGTGGCGATGGATCGCGACTGGGCCGACACCACCGTGGTGGTCATGACGGAGTTCGGGCGGACGGCGCGGCCGAATGGGACCCGCGGGACCGACCACGGGACTGGCGGGGCGGGGTTCGTGATTGGGCCGAAGGTGGGGCGGTCGCGGGTGGTGACCGACTGGCCTGGGCTGGGGGCTCGGGAGCTGTTTGAGGGGAGGGACGTGGCGGGGACGCTGGATACGCGCGCGGTGCTGGCGGGGGTGGTCGGGCCTGTGTTTGACCTGACGGCGGGGCAGGTGGAGCGGGTGTTGCCGGGGAGTACGGGGCTACTCGGCCTGACGCTGCTCAGTGGCTAG
- a CDS encoding NAD-dependent epimerase/dehydratase family protein, translating into MRIAITGATGFVGSRVVATLTAAGHQVVGLSRGAHPDADAVSWRTVPAYSDASAMARVLTDVDAVVHLAARVHVMREISSDPLAEFRRANVESTRAIADALVARGGGKLVLFSSIKVHGEGGAGPISETSSLAPEDPYGQSKVEAEHVLSEANASLQWTVIRSPLVYGPGVGGNFRRLLGLARLSRRLPIPLGGLRNVRSMVYVDNLAHLVDTVLTDARASRRVYLGTDGSDFTTSDLIRRLAAAMGGRALLVPMPPSLLRLGFGMLGRGAEASRLLEEYRVMPSAAMSELGWRPPHTIDDGLAATVRHWEAA; encoded by the coding sequence ATGCGAATCGCCATCACCGGAGCGACAGGGTTTGTCGGGTCACGCGTTGTCGCGACACTGACGGCCGCGGGCCATCAGGTTGTTGGCCTCTCACGCGGGGCGCACCCAGACGCAGACGCAGTCTCCTGGCGCACGGTCCCTGCCTACTCTGACGCATCCGCCATGGCGCGCGTGCTGACCGACGTCGATGCAGTGGTCCACCTTGCCGCCCGCGTCCACGTCATGCGCGAGATCTCCAGCGACCCGCTCGCCGAGTTCCGCCGCGCCAACGTCGAGTCCACGCGGGCAATTGCGGACGCATTGGTCGCCCGCGGTGGCGGCAAGCTGGTGCTCTTCTCGAGCATCAAGGTGCACGGCGAGGGCGGGGCAGGTCCCATCTCCGAGACGTCCTCGCTGGCGCCGGAAGACCCGTACGGACAGAGCAAGGTCGAGGCTGAGCACGTGCTGTCCGAGGCCAATGCGTCGTTGCAGTGGACCGTGATACGGTCCCCGCTGGTCTACGGCCCCGGTGTTGGCGGCAATTTCCGCAGGCTGCTCGGACTCGCAAGGCTCTCGCGGCGCCTGCCCATCCCGTTGGGTGGACTGCGCAATGTCCGATCCATGGTCTACGTGGACAACCTCGCGCACTTGGTGGACACCGTGCTCACCGATGCGCGTGCGTCGCGTCGCGTGTACTTGGGAACCGACGGGAGCGACTTCACCACCAGCGATCTGATTCGGCGGCTCGCCGCCGCGATGGGAGGGCGCGCGCTGCTTGTGCCGATGCCGCCATCGCTGCTCAGACTCGGGTTCGGGATGCTTGGGCGCGGCGCCGAGGCCTCGAGACTGCTCGAGGAGTACCGAGTGATGCCGAGTGCCGCAATGTCGGAGCTGGGTTGGCGTCCACCGCACACGATCGACGACGGACTCGCGGCCACGGTGCGTCATTGGGAGGCCGCGTGA
- the alaS gene encoding alanine--tRNA ligase, with protein MHAAEIRRRFLDYFARQNHAVRSSSSLVPGDDPTLLFTNAGMVQFKKVFLGQEAPPEGNRRATTSQKCVRAGGKHNDLEQVGHTARHHTFFEMLGNFSFGDYFKRDAIRFAWEFVTEELKIPREHLRVTVYKDDDEARQLWQEVTGIAANRVYGLGERDNFWQMADTGPCGPCSEIYVDLAQLTKDFEFPVGASGEWTQRDLKDYSLDAFVEGAEAGRFLEIWNLVFMQFDRQPDGKLEPLPRPSVDTGAGLERIAAVLQGVSNNYHTDLFTPLLDQVAAVTGKPYAYANENSASYRVLADHARAVAFLLADGVFPSNEGRGYVLRRILRRAVRHAWLLGRREPTLVHIVERVIAMMGEQFPELSSRKSHILETTRAEEERFLATIEGGMTRFEELAPAGSTQGSTALRGTISGEDVFKLYDTFGFPVDLTELMAIERGYRVDIAGFERALEAQRKQSQEDRKSRRISVVADDLADMASWTTEHPIAESGFVGYDRIEVSTAVTAVKHLDDGQVAVMLRESPFYAESGGQVSDTGEIRGEGWHVDVTEVKKVDGKVAAIGKPHGKVRFGLATAEVPGDRRRDTERNHTATHLLHAALRHVLGEHVHQAGSLVAPDRLRFDFTHHGPMTPEQVERVERMVNEGVWANADVRTTEKPYQEAIAGGAMALFGEKYGDVVRVVEISGGISTELCGGTHVRNTGQIGLFRILSEAGVAAGVRRVEAVTGRRAYELLRERESALATVTTRLKVNAPDAELIGKRLDALLAEKRQLEKRLEDAMKGGGAQADLLGDAESVGASKLAVKTVKVPTMKELQALGDVLREGLGSGVGAMLGEFEDGKSGLVVVVSDDLRSKGLNAGALVKSLSAKTGIKGGGKDHMAQAGVPTEQAGAVLTAAREALRGALAGVS; from the coding sequence ATGCACGCCGCCGAAATCCGCCGTCGGTTCCTCGACTACTTCGCCCGCCAGAATCATGCCGTCCGATCCAGCTCCTCGCTGGTCCCGGGCGACGACCCGACCCTGCTGTTCACCAACGCAGGCATGGTCCAGTTCAAGAAGGTCTTCCTGGGCCAGGAGGCGCCGCCTGAGGGCAATCGGCGCGCCACGACCTCGCAGAAGTGCGTGCGCGCCGGCGGCAAGCACAACGACCTCGAACAGGTCGGCCACACCGCGCGCCATCACACGTTCTTCGAGATGCTGGGGAACTTCTCCTTCGGCGACTACTTCAAGCGCGACGCCATCCGCTTCGCCTGGGAGTTCGTCACCGAGGAGTTGAAGATCCCGAGGGAGCACCTGCGCGTCACGGTCTACAAGGACGATGACGAGGCGCGACAGCTCTGGCAGGAGGTCACGGGCATCGCAGCGAACCGCGTCTACGGGCTGGGTGAGCGCGACAACTTCTGGCAGATGGCCGACACCGGCCCCTGCGGTCCCTGCAGCGAGATCTACGTGGACCTCGCGCAGCTGACCAAGGACTTCGAGTTCCCGGTCGGCGCCAGCGGCGAGTGGACGCAGCGCGACCTCAAGGACTACTCCCTCGACGCCTTTGTGGAAGGCGCTGAGGCCGGGCGGTTCCTCGAGATCTGGAACCTCGTGTTCATGCAGTTCGACCGGCAGCCCGACGGCAAGTTGGAGCCGCTGCCGCGGCCCAGCGTGGACACCGGTGCCGGCCTCGAGCGTATTGCGGCCGTGCTGCAGGGTGTCTCGAACAACTACCACACCGACCTCTTCACGCCGCTGCTCGACCAGGTGGCCGCGGTCACGGGCAAGCCCTACGCGTACGCCAACGAGAATTCGGCGAGTTATCGCGTGCTCGCCGACCACGCGCGCGCGGTGGCCTTCCTGCTGGCTGATGGCGTGTTCCCCAGCAACGAGGGGCGCGGCTACGTGCTGCGGCGCATCCTGCGTCGCGCGGTGCGCCACGCCTGGCTGCTCGGCCGTCGCGAACCGACGCTGGTGCACATCGTCGAGCGCGTGATCGCGATGATGGGCGAGCAGTTCCCCGAGCTGAGTTCCCGCAAGTCGCACATCCTCGAGACCACACGCGCCGAGGAGGAGCGTTTCCTCGCGACGATCGAAGGCGGCATGACGCGCTTCGAGGAGCTGGCGCCTGCCGGGTCCACGCAGGGGTCGACAGCGCTTCGTGGGACGATCTCAGGTGAGGATGTCTTCAAGCTCTACGACACCTTCGGCTTCCCGGTGGACCTCACGGAACTGATGGCGATCGAACGCGGCTACCGCGTGGACATCGCCGGCTTCGAGCGTGCGCTCGAGGCGCAGCGCAAGCAGAGCCAGGAGGATCGCAAGTCGCGGCGCATCTCCGTTGTGGCCGACGATCTCGCGGATATGGCGAGTTGGACCACCGAGCATCCCATCGCCGAGTCAGGGTTCGTGGGCTACGACCGCATCGAGGTGTCGACCGCCGTGACGGCCGTGAAGCACCTGGACGACGGGCAGGTGGCGGTGATGCTGCGTGAGAGTCCGTTCTACGCGGAGTCCGGCGGCCAGGTCAGCGACACGGGCGAGATTCGCGGCGAGGGCTGGCACGTCGACGTGACCGAGGTCAAGAAGGTGGACGGCAAGGTGGCCGCCATCGGCAAGCCGCACGGCAAGGTGCGCTTCGGCCTCGCGACCGCCGAGGTGCCGGGCGACCGGCGTCGCGACACGGAGCGCAACCACACGGCTACGCACCTGCTGCACGCGGCCCTGCGCCACGTGCTCGGCGAGCACGTGCACCAGGCGGGTTCGCTGGTGGCGCCGGATCGTCTGCGCTTCGACTTCACGCATCACGGGCCGATGACGCCCGAGCAGGTGGAGCGCGTGGAGCGGATGGTAAACGAGGGCGTGTGGGCCAACGCGGATGTGCGCACGACGGAAAAACCGTATCAGGAGGCGATTGCCGGTGGCGCGATGGCGCTGTTCGGCGAGAAGTACGGTGACGTGGTGCGCGTGGTGGAGATCTCGGGTGGCATCAGCACCGAGCTCTGCGGCGGCACGCACGTGCGGAATACGGGGCAGATCGGGCTCTTCAGGATCCTGAGCGAGGCCGGTGTGGCCGCGGGTGTGCGGCGCGTCGAGGCGGTGACAGGTCGGCGGGCGTACGAACTGCTTCGTGAGCGCGAGTCGGCGTTGGCGACGGTCACGACGCGATTGAAGGTCAATGCGCCGGATGCCGAGCTGATCGGCAAGCGCCTTGATGCGCTGCTGGCCGAAAAGCGGCAGCTCGAGAAGCGACTTGAGGACGCAATGAAGGGCGGGGGTGCGCAGGCGGACCTGCTCGGCGACGCGGAGTCGGTGGGTGCGTCGAAGCTCGCCGTGAAGACCGTGAAGGTGCCGACCATGAAGGAGCTGCAGGCGCTCGGCGACGTGTTGCGCGAAGGGCTCGGCTCCGGTGTGGGTGCGATGCTCGGCGAGTTCGAGGACGGGAAGTCCGGGCTCGTCGTGGTGGTGAGTGATGACCTGCGCTCGAAGGGGTTGAACGCGGGGGCGTTGGTGAAGTCCTTGTCGGCGAAGACCGGGATCAAGGGCGGCGGGAAGGACCATATGGCGCAGGCTGGTGTGCCGACGGAGCAGGCGGGCGCGGTGCTGACGGCGGCGCGAGAGGCGTTGCGCGGGGCGCTGGCGGGGGTGTCGTGA
- a CDS encoding DUF1800 domain-containing protein, producing MSAHAALNRFGLGARPGEAARHRDPRGWLLAQLEGPPPARPTPQGASNDEIAAALRAFRQAARGQEQARAEARRRLVAVVGRETGSAMALRSASERPFVERLIAFWNDHLCVSIGAKVIVGPLAGSYERSVARAHVLGRFDEMVLASARHPAMLAYLDNAQSIGPKSPVVQRAQLARSRGRGGQGVQRAAQAGLNENYARELLELHTLGVDGGYSQQDVTELARLLTGWTSDGLDGARVPEFRFAAERHEQGRKTVLGARYAEGEAEGVKAIRALCRHPSTARFIAGKLVRHFVSDEPPASAVDRVAKVFGDTEGDLRAVSRALVELPEAWEPSARKFRTPQDWVTALSRAMALPPAAGEALVLPLRQLRQPLWAPSSPKGYGDLQRDWADPDSLLNRAEFARSLARRPFARAADPSVLGSTVPGEGEDARALAALLDDSDIPRAERVALALASPNFQWR from the coding sequence ATGTCCGCCCACGCCGCCCTCAACCGCTTCGGACTCGGCGCCCGCCCGGGTGAGGCCGCCCGCCACCGCGACCCCCGCGGCTGGCTCCTGGCCCAGCTCGAAGGCCCGCCGCCGGCCCGCCCCACACCACAAGGCGCCTCGAACGACGAGATCGCCGCCGCCCTGCGCGCCTTCCGGCAGGCGGCACGCGGCCAGGAGCAGGCCCGCGCGGAGGCGCGTCGCCGGCTTGTCGCGGTGGTAGGCCGCGAGACCGGCAGTGCGATGGCGCTACGCAGCGCGAGCGAGCGTCCGTTCGTCGAGCGCCTCATCGCCTTCTGGAACGACCACCTCTGCGTGAGCATCGGCGCCAAGGTGATCGTCGGCCCGCTGGCTGGGAGCTATGAGCGCAGCGTGGCCCGCGCGCACGTACTCGGCCGCTTCGATGAGATGGTATTGGCCAGCGCGCGGCATCCCGCAATGCTGGCCTATCTCGACAACGCGCAGAGCATCGGGCCCAAGTCGCCGGTGGTGCAGCGCGCGCAGCTGGCGCGTTCGCGCGGCCGTGGTGGACAGGGTGTGCAGCGCGCGGCGCAGGCCGGGCTCAACGAGAACTATGCCCGCGAACTGCTCGAGCTGCACACCCTTGGCGTCGATGGTGGCTACTCGCAGCAGGACGTCACCGAGCTGGCCCGGCTGCTTACCGGCTGGACCTCCGATGGGCTCGATGGTGCGCGCGTGCCGGAGTTCCGCTTCGCCGCCGAACGCCACGAGCAGGGCCGCAAGACCGTACTGGGCGCGCGGTACGCAGAGGGAGAGGCCGAGGGCGTGAAGGCGATCCGCGCGCTCTGCCGGCACCCCAGCACGGCGCGGTTCATCGCCGGCAAGCTGGTGCGGCACTTCGTGAGCGATGAGCCGCCGGCCTCGGCGGTGGATCGCGTGGCCAAGGTGTTCGGCGATACCGAGGGCGACCTGCGGGCCGTGTCGCGGGCGCTGGTCGAGCTGCCGGAGGCCTGGGAGCCGAGTGCGCGCAAGTTCCGCACGCCGCAGGACTGGGTGACGGCGCTTTCGCGGGCGATGGCATTGCCGCCAGCCGCGGGCGAGGCGTTGGTGTTGCCGCTGCGGCAGCTGCGGCAGCCGCTGTGGGCGCCGAGCAGTCCGAAGGGCTACGGCGACCTGCAGCGCGACTGGGCCGATCCCGACTCGCTGCTCAACCGAGCGGAGTTCGCGCGGTCACTGGCGCGGCGTCCGTTCGCACGGGCGGCGGATCCGTCCGTGCTCGGCTCCACCGTGCCCGGCGAGGGGGAGGACGCGCGCGCGCTGGCCGCATTGCTCGATGACAGCGACATCCCGCGCGCGGAGCGCGTCGCGCTGGCGCTGGCGAGTCCCAACTTCCAATGGCGGTGA
- a CDS encoding SIS domain-containing protein produces the protein MSQPARSATEHLSELAEIALQAAEALGPAIEQATTLVSETLSQGGTLFFCGNGGSAADAQHIATEYTVRYLRRRMPLRAIALTTDTSTLTATANDFSFEEVFSRQVEALGRPGDLLIVHSTSGNSPNCIRALQAAAARGMRSMALTAGDGGRVRLLADLTLVVPTSRTDRAQELHLAIQHAICDFIDASEQSAVDRRQGATH, from the coding sequence GTGAGCCAGCCCGCCCGCAGCGCCACGGAGCATCTCAGCGAGCTTGCGGAGATCGCGTTGCAGGCCGCCGAGGCCCTCGGACCTGCTATCGAACAGGCCACAACTCTTGTCAGCGAGACGCTTTCTCAGGGTGGTACGCTCTTCTTCTGTGGCAATGGCGGCTCTGCTGCCGACGCGCAGCACATCGCCACAGAGTACACGGTGCGCTACCTCAGGAGGCGCATGCCCCTTCGCGCCATTGCCCTGACGACGGACACCTCAACGCTGACGGCTACGGCGAACGATTTCTCGTTCGAAGAGGTGTTCAGTCGCCAGGTAGAGGCGTTGGGCCGGCCCGGGGACCTCCTGATTGTCCACTCGACCAGCGGCAACTCCCCGAACTGCATTCGGGCATTGCAGGCTGCCGCCGCGCGTGGCATGCGTTCAATGGCCCTAACCGCAGGGGATGGTGGGCGAGTGCGATTGTTGGCCGATCTGACGCTCGTCGTGCCGACGTCGCGAACGGATCGGGCGCAAGAGCTGCACTTGGCGATCCAACACGCCATATGTGATTTCATTGACGCCTCCGAGCAATCGGCTGTCGATCGGAGGCAGGGCGCAACGCATTAG
- a CDS encoding polysaccharide biosynthesis protein, which translates to MKSPFRYLIVSPMAASPTQSAMRNRHFLILDILGLAVVPAVVLLLRFERLDWPPGYAQTMLIYAALTLPARVWIAWQQGMYRTLWQHASVVELERVLGAGVKIAGLNFLVGFGLLQWGGIAPFRMPASALVLDALLSIAVLAAPRFAVRFATASRRRSRDGRRTIVVGAGAAGQLIARESMTSDRAMHQVVAYVDDDDSKLGQFLSGVRVEGRIDDLPRLIRDLGAKDVIIAMPSARGPLIRRIVEMVALAGASARIVPSLSDIVSGRVEMASLRPVEIQDLLRRAPIITDLNAVGTLSASRTVMVTGAGGSIGSELCRQIAALEPELLVLLDHSENQVFEIEGELRVLHPTRRLAPVIADIRDAARVRQVFERYRPFAVFHAAAHKHVPLMEENIVEAITNNVLGTRNVVDAAIDTGVQHFVLISTDKAVRPTSIMGATKRIAEIVVRLAAAKEERHFVAVRFGNVLGSRGSVVPTFLRQIQAGGPVTVTHPEMRRYFMTIPEAVQLVLQAGALGAGGELFVLDMGEPVKIADLARDLIRLSGLEEGVDVEIKYTGMRPGEKLYEEVLFGDEDVGETSHPKVIRVLADEPDPGLESRIADLIRMAQSVPTDDAKLRAALIALVPDFVASVRAPDVLPIRRRSGDHGLGSS; encoded by the coding sequence GTGAAATCACCATTTCGTTACCTGATCGTCTCTCCGATGGCCGCCTCCCCGACCCAGTCCGCAATGCGCAATCGACACTTTCTGATCCTAGACATCCTGGGATTGGCTGTCGTCCCAGCCGTGGTACTTCTTTTGCGCTTTGAGCGCCTGGATTGGCCACCAGGCTATGCGCAGACCATGCTCATTTATGCGGCTCTGACGCTTCCCGCTCGCGTCTGGATCGCATGGCAACAGGGGATGTACCGAACGCTCTGGCAGCATGCGAGTGTTGTCGAGCTCGAGCGCGTCCTGGGGGCGGGGGTCAAGATTGCAGGCCTCAATTTTCTCGTCGGTTTCGGATTGCTCCAGTGGGGAGGAATTGCGCCATTCCGGATGCCGGCGTCCGCGCTGGTGTTGGATGCACTCCTCTCAATCGCTGTTTTGGCTGCACCTCGCTTCGCCGTGCGATTCGCCACCGCGAGCCGCCGGAGGAGCCGCGATGGGCGCCGGACGATTGTTGTCGGGGCGGGAGCCGCCGGTCAGCTCATCGCGCGGGAATCGATGACCTCGGATCGCGCGATGCATCAGGTCGTCGCGTACGTCGACGACGACGATAGCAAGCTTGGGCAGTTTCTCAGTGGCGTTCGCGTCGAAGGACGGATTGATGACCTTCCCCGACTGATTCGCGACCTTGGGGCCAAGGACGTCATCATCGCGATGCCGTCCGCGCGCGGGCCGCTGATCCGTCGAATTGTGGAGATGGTCGCCTTGGCGGGAGCTTCCGCTCGCATCGTGCCATCTCTCTCGGATATCGTCTCCGGACGAGTGGAGATGGCCTCGCTTCGCCCCGTCGAGATTCAAGACTTGCTGCGTCGCGCACCGATAATCACGGACTTGAACGCGGTCGGAACGCTCTCTGCCAGCAGGACGGTGATGGTGACGGGAGCAGGCGGATCCATCGGGTCGGAGCTTTGCCGGCAGATAGCAGCGCTCGAACCAGAGTTGCTGGTACTACTGGACCATTCAGAGAACCAAGTGTTTGAGATTGAGGGTGAGCTCCGCGTGCTGCACCCAACGCGCCGGCTGGCACCGGTGATCGCGGACATCCGCGATGCCGCCCGCGTCCGTCAGGTCTTTGAGCGCTATCGACCATTCGCTGTATTCCACGCTGCGGCTCACAAGCACGTTCCCCTCATGGAAGAGAACATCGTGGAAGCCATCACGAACAATGTTCTCGGAACGCGCAACGTCGTGGACGCGGCCATCGACACTGGTGTCCAGCACTTCGTCCTCATCTCGACGGACAAGGCGGTGCGCCCGACGTCTATTATGGGCGCGACCAAGCGAATAGCGGAGATCGTTGTGCGCCTCGCCGCCGCGAAGGAGGAACGCCACTTCGTAGCCGTGCGATTCGGCAACGTGCTGGGTTCCCGAGGTTCCGTGGTGCCGACGTTTCTGCGCCAAATTCAGGCAGGCGGCCCCGTCACGGTCACGCATCCGGAAATGCGTCGCTATTTCATGACGATTCCTGAGGCCGTGCAACTTGTGCTGCAAGCCGGTGCTCTCGGAGCCGGCGGCGAGTTGTTCGTGCTTGACATGGGTGAGCCCGTGAAGATTGCCGACCTCGCCCGCGACCTCATCCGCCTTTCAGGCCTTGAGGAGGGCGTCGATGTCGAGATCAAGTACACCGGCATGCGACCCGGCGAGAAGTTGTACGAAGAGGTGCTCTTCGGCGACGAAGACGTTGGAGAGACCTCTCACCCAAAGGTCATCCGCGTGCTTGCAGACGAGCCGGATCCGGGACTCGAGTCGCGCATCGCCGATTTGATCCGCATGGCGCAGTCCGTGCCTACCGACGACGCCAAGCTGCGGGCCGCACTGATCGCCCTCGTCCCGGACTTCGTGGCCAGCGTGCGTGCCCCAGATGTCCTGCCTATCCGACGACGGTCAGGGGACCACGGGCTCGGTTCATCCTGA
- a CDS encoding DUF839 domain-containing protein codes for MPTGFRVALLSTSGGPMSDGNIVPQGMDGMAAFPAANGRIRLLRNHEIRNTATDSRRTTMSPTQLYDALGPGGVTTLEVDFNPDGSPYLVREWVSLAGTFANCAGGPTPWGSWISCEESVSGTASGWEKNHGYNFEVSAASDGQVVPVPLKAMGRFTHEAVAVDPDSGIVYQTEDRNPSGLYRFIPATPGTLQNGGRLEMLAVVGAPQADLRVGQTVGSTLTCEWVEIPVPDSDLGSLSSGFVFNQGHTLGGAWFARLEGCWYGNGSVYVNATSGGDAACGQVFRLTPLSATQSLLTLMFESPGVEVLDAPDNLCVSPRGGLVLCEDGDSNCYVRGLSRDGVLFDLVRNNESDAEWAGACFSPDGRVLFVNSQGSTNVAGALPSRTWAIWGPWDRGPL; via the coding sequence GTGCCAACGGGCTTTCGGGTTGCGCTGCTCAGTACGTCCGGAGGCCCGATGTCCGACGGCAATATCGTGCCCCAAGGGATGGATGGTATGGCTGCGTTTCCGGCGGCAAACGGCAGGATCCGGTTGCTTCGGAATCACGAGATCCGCAATACGGCCACCGACAGTCGGCGCACGACCATGTCTCCGACGCAGCTCTACGATGCACTCGGCCCAGGCGGCGTCACGACGCTCGAAGTCGACTTCAACCCTGACGGAAGCCCCTATCTCGTGCGTGAGTGGGTGTCACTCGCGGGGACTTTCGCGAACTGTGCCGGCGGGCCGACGCCATGGGGATCGTGGATCTCCTGCGAGGAGAGCGTCTCGGGAACCGCCTCGGGGTGGGAGAAGAACCACGGGTACAATTTTGAAGTTTCCGCGGCAAGCGATGGGCAGGTTGTTCCTGTGCCGCTGAAAGCGATGGGGCGCTTCACCCACGAGGCCGTGGCCGTTGATCCGGACAGCGGCATCGTGTACCAGACGGAAGACCGCAATCCCAGCGGGCTCTACCGATTCATCCCTGCGACACCTGGGACCCTTCAGAACGGAGGCCGTCTGGAGATGCTCGCGGTTGTCGGTGCTCCGCAGGCCGATCTTCGTGTCGGGCAGACCGTGGGGTCAACCCTCACGTGCGAGTGGGTAGAGATTCCCGTTCCAGACTCTGACTTGGGGAGTCTCTCCTCGGGATTTGTGTTCAATCAAGGCCACACGCTCGGTGGGGCGTGGTTCGCTCGACTCGAGGGGTGTTGGTATGGAAATGGGAGCGTGTACGTCAACGCAACTAGCGGCGGCGATGCAGCGTGCGGTCAGGTATTTCGGCTCACGCCGCTCTCAGCGACGCAGTCGTTGCTTACGCTGATGTTCGAGTCGCCGGGAGTCGAGGTGCTCGATGCACCCGACAACTTGTGCGTGAGTCCGCGGGGTGGACTGGTGTTGTGCGAGGACGGCGACAGCAACTGCTATGTCCGGGGCTTGTCTCGGGACGGCGTTCTCTTTGACTTGGTGCGGAACAACGAGTCCGATGCCGAGTGGGCGGGGGCTTGTTTCAGCCCCGACGGACGCGTGTTGTTTGTAAACAGCCAGGGGTCGACGAACGTCGCGGGTGCATTGCCGTCGCGAACGTGGGCCATATGGGGGCCATGGGATCGCGGCCCTCTTTGA